One Salvelinus fontinalis isolate EN_2023a chromosome 22, ASM2944872v1, whole genome shotgun sequence genomic window, cattaagatttcccttcactggaactaaggggcctagcccgaaccaagaaaaacagccccagaccattattcctcctccaaccaactttacagttggcacaatgcattggggcagatagcgttctcctggcatccgccaaactcagattaGTCGGTCgtactgccagatagtgaagcgtaAGCGTGATTCTTCACTCCGGAGAACgcgtttctactgctccagagtccaatggcggtgagctttacaccactccagtcgacgcttggcattgcgcatggtgatcttatgcttgtgtgcgccgctcggccatgaaaacccatttcatgcaGCTCCCgaggaacagttcttgtgctgacgttgcttccagaagaaCAGACACTTTTTATGCACTACGTGCTCCAACACTCGgcggccctgttctgtgagcttgtgtgtcctaccacttcgcggctgagccgctgttgctcctagatgtttccacttcacagtaatatcacttacagttgaccggggcagctttagtagggcagaaattttacaaattgacgtggaaaggtggcatcctatgacggcgccactttgaatgtcactgagctcttcagtaaggccattctactgccaatgtttgtctatggagattgcatggcggtgtgctcgattttacaaACCTGTCCGCAACAGGtgaaatccactaatttgaagaagtgtccacatacttttggccatatcAATACTTTGCATAAAAGCGTTTCCACCATTTCTCACATAATtcattttactgacacaaaaagatcccacctcgtatagtgtattttttttaaatgtttacataTGGAAAGTTTACCGACatttgctgtttccatcaggccggTCGTGGCATTTTTTATATAacgtactttactcgcataaaaatatttatttatgtGAATGATATTTGGACTTCATCAGAATTTGAATTAATTACAAATGATAAGCATATCATTGCGGTGAAATTGCAGACATTTACCCCCTATTTTCTCTCTCgtattctctctttttctttctttctttctttgcaCCCTCCTTCTTTCGTTTGTTCTTTTTCAAAGTTGGTCTCAGTCTCCAAAATACAGGTGAGTGCACTATCACAGTACTAACGAATTTACTGCAGGCTTGTTAAGTATAACAGTATTATTTTGTTTTCATCTACTTTGTTGATGGTGTCAGATGTCCAAACAttcctctttcccttcagtcctATACCCTTTTCATACTACAGAGCCTAGCCACATCAAACATTCCTCTTTCCCTTTAGTCCTATACCCTTGTCATACTACAGAGCCTAGCCACATCAAGCCAAGTTGCACTGTGCTGGTCTGATTAAgcatccaccatagttgctggaactgtgctggaaaggacaatgtgaaaaaaAAATATCCAAGCCAGCAACTTATGGTTCGGCTTGGCACAATAGTGTGAAAATAGTACAATTGGGGTATGCCCATGTCTCACTGGCTTGGATGCCAGACAGTTTCTGCATTCATCAATTCTTTATAGTTGCCTAGCCAAAAATGACTTGTATTCATTACAAAGCATTGCACCTTTTAATGTTTAACGTTGCATAAATGCATTAACAATGCATTACACACAGGTGGTTAATACAGGTGGTTAATGCATTACACACAGGTGGCTAATACAGGTGGTTAATGCATTACACACAGGTGGTTAATACAGGTGGTTAATGCATTACACACAGGTGGTTAATGCATTACACACAGGTGGTTAATACAGGTGGTTAATGCATTACACACAGGTGGTTAATACAGGTGGTTAATGCATTACACACAGGTGGTTAATACAGGTGGTTAATGCATTACACACAGGTGGCTaatatacttatgctaaaatccTTATTTTATTCTACTGAGCTATTTACTTTATATTTGTATTCtaatattgtattatttcttattgttgttgcattgtcgagaaggaacctgcaagtaatcATTTTGATGGACGGTGTATACCACGTGTATcccatacgactaataaaacatgaaaaaaataacaatgttataccatgttgttggtagccctctctcctctaggCCCCCCTGGGAGGCTGATCAAGGAGGAGTACATTCATGACTGTATCCAGATGGATATGCCACCAGGCATGTCCCCGTCGGACCACCCCCACCCAGGGGTGCTCAAGCTACAGCCTCCGGACCACTATGGCCAGCCTCTCCCGCCTCTGCAGCTCCCGCCGGAACCGCAGCGGGCCCCTCCGCCCATCACCCTCTACCCCAACATGCCCCTCTCGCCCACAGGTAAGACCAATAGGTGTTTAATGAATGGAGGGAGTTTTACGCACATCCAACATAATAACGGGAGCTGGACAAAAATAAGTTCCAATACATATAGAAAAATAGAATGTCTACCCCTGTTTTGCTGCTCCCTAAGGTGATCGTTTAATAAGCTTAGGGGATTGTTTGACAGATAGGTGTTACCAAGGATGTCCACAAGTGTTCTGTTTCTATGGGTGTCACTTCGTCATCCTGTTCTGTGACATTTGTTTATTGATTGCTGCCTACCTATTGATATTGACAACAACCTGGTAgctcttcatgtgtgtgtgtgtgtgtgtgtgtgtgtgtgtgtgtgtgtgtgtgtgtgtgtgtgtgtgtgtgtgtgtgtgtctctctctctcctctctagtgtCTGGCTCTATGCTGCCTCTCCAGGGAGGTCACAGTGAGGGGCTCCTACAGATAGCCTCCCCTCTGGGTCAGGTCATGACCACTATGACCCCCACGCCGCCCCCCTCCACCCCAACACACGGGCTGCCACACGGGCCACCACAGAACCCCCAGCCCCTGCCTGGTCAGAATGGATACAACAgctccaaacacacacagtcacaggcTGCGTTCCACAGTTAGTACTGCCATacggttcacacacacacacacacacacacacacacacacacacacacacacacacacacacacacacacacacacacacacacacacacacacacacacacacacacacacacacacacacacacacacacacacacacacactcagggagCCAAACACAATTCATTTCAACGGCATGATAAATCATCATACTGTATTTGAAAACTGTAAaaagaaatcaaaatatttgTAAAAATGCGAAATGGTAGTTTGCCAGATTTATGGCTTGAGCTTGTGCTTGttgttaatttgtatttattgttttgtaattcagCAACTTGGACAGGTACTAGCACAGCCTCCTACACTCCTGTGGGACCACAACAACAGAATGGGCGTGGCCACCAACAGCCTCCTCTCCACCATCCAACCAGCTTCTGTAAGTTAAGCAGTTACAGTAAGTCACAATATGCCCaaagtgtgtctgtatgtcttcTGAGGTGCTTTTTGGGGGATATTGTTAGGAATAGTGTATGTTTGGTAACCTGTGTTGTTTCCTGTTCACCTTCTAGGGTCTCAGCATCATGGCTCAGCCTCATTTCCTCCCCCTGTGTCCAATCATCCAGGTAAGACaacacatatatatgtatatatagatgtatagatgcaaacgcatgcacacacactctgctAACCACATTATTGTCTGTGTGCAGGGCCAGAGTTCTGGTGCTCCATCTCCTACTTTGAAATGGATGTCCAGGTGGGGGAGATGTTCAAGGTGCCGGCTAGCTGCCCGGTGGTGACGGTGGACGGCTACGTGGACCCCTCAGGGGGTGACCGCTTCTGTTTGGGCCAGCTCAGCAACGTCCACCGCACCGACGCCAGCGAGAGAGCCAGGTCTGTGCTCCTCTAGTGCCATCTCTATATCAATAAGCATGTTAGATCCTACCTTGCCACAAATGTCTATTTTGAATGCCTTTATATGTGTCTGTTGAAATGTTGATTGGTATATCTCTCATTCATAATCATGCCATGCCTTGTCTCTATCTGTTTGTACTTGTGGCAGAAGACCCATTGTAGCAAAATGCGACTTCTTTTATTGACTGAAATATAACACTTTAATACAACTATATTCACTTGTACTCATCATCTTTATCCTCCCTCTTTCTCACAGGTTGCACATAGGTAAAGGAGTGCAGCTGGAGTGTCGTGGCGAGGGAGACGTGTGGATGCGCTGTATGAGCGACCACGCCGTGTTCGTGCAGAGCTACTACTTGGATCGAGAGGCAGGCAGAGCGCCAGGCGACGCAGTACACAAGATCTACCCCGGCGCCTACATCAAGGTGAGAAACACAACGACCTCTGTCTGTTCACTTTTCAATTGTTTGTCCTCTTGATGACCTCTCCCAATAGGAGTTTGACTGGACACTGATGTCTCTCTGTAGGTGTTCTGACATCAGACTGTTCTCTCCCCTGTAGGTGTTTGACCTGAGACAGTGTCACAGGCAAATGCAGCAGCAGGCAGCTACAGCGCAGGCAGCGGCAGCAGCTCAGGCTGCCGCTGTGGCAGGCAACATCCCTGGGCCAGGCAGCGTTGGAGGCATAGCACCTGCAGTCAGTAAGTACAATATATGAGATATGCACAGCCTTAGTGtgttttattttcatattttttcaaTTAGGCTATTGTGAATTTATAGTCTCTGTTGAAGTGGAATTCTTTTGAATGAGAATGGGTCCAAGTATTGACCCATGTGGGACACCACATTTGTCTTTTAATTTATACCTCATAGGAATGGGCACAGTTATTTAATTATTTTAATATCCAAACGGACGTTAGTATTCGATTACTTGAAGGAGTATTCATTTTTTTGGTTGAAAAAATATATGAACAATGAAGGCTTTTTCTTTTTCTCAATTAAATAAAATGATCTATGTGACAATGCTACACACAAATATATACCATGACATTTTATACTCTtcatttaataaaacaacaaacaaaagtcGTACCTTATAGCCTATACAGGTTATACAcgtgtagcttgttgttgttgttgttgtcagtgactTCATGTGTAGCAAGTGAAGTGGGAGATTTCCAATCACTGCAAAATGGAATTACAATCACGGAATTAAGTTGGCTAAATGAGAAGTAGAAGGCAACAATGatcaaccaacaggtaggctgttgttTAATATGAATGGAGTTGTTATAGATAAGGACAGGGAGAGCAGCAAAATAGCTTCAATTAGCCTTGCTACTTtatctagctagctggctaactcagctggctactgtagctagctagcatcttTACATtgatttgatgcagtcaagacaggtactacCAGATGGTATGATAAATCACCTATAAAGAGACAAGTTTGTCTAACTAGCGCGAGTCGGTTTGGCtacttttctctccctccatgccaCACACACAGGCCCCTGCTCCTCTTCTGCCGCTTCCCCAAACAAGCAGTGCGCAGCGCACCGGCTCTCTCCCGAGTCACACAAGCAATTCCACATGAAGTTTCCAAAtcatttttgttttctttaaaaaaaactaaaaacaaaaaacaaaaaaacttttGACTATCTGGATATCCGAGAGAAAAATCACGATATTATTTGAATAGTGAAATCATTCAAAATGCCCATCCCTAATACCTCACTTCCTCTTTCTTCCAGGTCTTTCTGCAGCAGCAGGGATAGGTGTGGACGACCTCCGGAGGCTGTGTATCCTGCGGCTGAGCTTTGTGAAGGGCTGGGGGCCCGACTACCCCCGGCAGAGCATCAAAGATACCCCCTGTTGGGTGGAGGTACACCTGCACCGGGCTCTGCAGCTGCTGGACGAGGTACTACACACCATGCCCTTGGCCGACCCAGGACCCGCTAACTGAGTAAAAGGAAAGAGGATCAGTTAAAAATCCATACTGGGTTaaaaacatacaaacacacacacacacacacacacacacacacacacacacacacacacacacacacacacacacacacacacacacacacacacacacacacacactgattcccCCTCTTGACGAtacatatttaagcaataaggcccgaggaagTGTGGTATATTgcccatatatcacaaacccccgaggtgccttattgttattataaactggttaccaatgtaattatagcagtaaaaatgtatatttttgtcataccagtggtatgctgtcagccaatcagcattcagggctcgaaccacccagtttataaagacTGATACAGATTGATACATGCACACACAACCACATACATGTTTTCGTTCTATTTAACGCACACAATGTAGAGCCACTCAAAGCCCCACAAAGGCTAACCTCAATCTCGccgtcacacacagacacacacacaagcagccaACAATCACTGCACTCTCCTTAACCACTTGTACTGACTCCCACACACCCATGCAACCACTAACCAAACCTGTGGGCATGCAGATATAAAACTACTGATGTCCTGAACATACTTTCCATGTTTTGTGAACATTAATTATTTTTTCACAGCACAAACACCACAAAGCAGCCTTGACCCCTGAATTACCTTTCATAGAGGTTCTTTATTATAGTATAAACAGGTAACTTTAGTGAAAATGTATACTGAGTAATTTATGTTTATTCTTCTATTCTCTACAGAAATAGAAATGCAATGTAGAAAACTAGGAATGTTTTTCAGAGATCCAGTGTTCTGACATGATACAAGCACTTTGGTACGGTACTCCTCAAATGCACACACAATCCACACTTACTTATTTCCTGCttacatgtatacacacacacacacacacacacacacacacacacacacacacacacacacacacacacacacacacacacacacacacacacacacacacacacacacacacacacacacacatcagaaatCCAAAGATGACCCAAACCCAGGAGGACTACAGATCTTGACCTAAATAACTCATGAACAATATGAACTGGTCAAACACAAATCTCACACTACAAAATCAGATTTGGAGTCCGATGTTAACCTAGAAGATGTACAGAGTTTTTGGTAAATCCAGACCAATAGAACAGATGCTTTATATCGGTGATTAGAACCTGGGTCACAGAACCAAGATGTCTCGGAACTGTGAAGAACACCAGAGTGATGGAACCAGCGTCCTAATTAATCTAGCCAGCCATCCTTTtgtcatctctgtgtgtgtgttgtgttctccTGTGTGTGGGTATCAACTCAAATAGTTAGTCATTCTTATCTTGTTAGCCCTATAATAACACAGGGCACTTTTCTCAAGCTAATTTATTTTCTTACCAAAAGACAAAAAAAGCCAAAAAAAATGTAAGCTTTAAAATAGTGGTGTGGGTATTTGTGATGAAGCAGTACAGTGTATGTAACCAAACAGTTTGCCATTCGGCGGAACTCACCAAAGccagaatacctcatgataacaGTGTAAACCCACAGTTTGTCtttcagccaaaacctcagacgCTCAGCATTTTCTCTTGTAAGTTCCCCCTTAAagcgtccgcatgcttcccagccgaaacaaTTTGTAAGAGTTTGTgatattatgacaacattttgtgaggtttttgtttgttttggacttCGGTAAAGAGTCTTTTCAGCTGTTCGGGCACACAAATGTTTTTCTCGAGGCCAGCCGATGTTTGGGAGCCGAAGTCTACACCCCTTCGTCCGTAATTAGTCAACTGtggggattcttcaataaagtctttgggtgtgtttgtaaattgccttcagtgtgtcagagtgtgctctgggtcgttcataaattcagagcatttcaCTCTCGGagtgttcagagcgcacactggatgctctggccgaggagtagggttgacccGAGTGTTCTGAcctcaacggcagtcaagcacccaagctaactggctaaagttggttAGTTTGCTAGCTACTTGCAGACACAAATGAGCGAACAcgtcactctgaccattttactcaccctagcagagctggttaggctgttttcatgttatctagagtGTTAGTAActttaactgtgctgctggcaacaattaaaTTCAGTTTatttgcagacgtttactgacactggtcATATTCATTGGGTGTTGCacatttgtaaattcatcagttattctgtgctctggcacactcagacaagagtgctctgaaattggcGTAAATAGCCAGAGTAAATTTACGAACATGGTTGTCACTCAATGAGAGACGACTTGTTTTCATGCAAAATGTttaattgagaaatactgcaccttagttagatgtaaaattacgCGACTAAGATCTCCCCTGCAAAAACGTctaaatgaatgacagatttcttgagttatcttagattcgtTCTgacttttgaggaagtgtatctggacaaacagtactattgacacttttttctcgtttttcaagggagtatgcgagcacactctTTCGGTTCACCTAGCCGACTTTGGCTAGCCgtcagccgaactgaagcatgctgatgcCTTTACAGCCTCATATCACACTATGCCTTTCACCAAATAAATATAAAATGGATTATGGAGTGGACCCACAATGAAGCCTTGGGGAACACCAAGACATGATCCAGGCAGTTATACAGTAGTTATTAGTCTTTAAAAGTTGAAATCCAGTGACTCGTGGGAATAATCCTTTGAGAAGAGACCCAACACAACTTTTAAAAATATAATTCTAATAGGATGCCCCAACTTTGGATACAATGATTAATTCTCAGTCAGTTTAAATTAGGCCATAATAATATCACTTATACtgcgacaaaacattaagaacaccttcctaatattgagttgcacccccccccccccacacacacacacacttatgccctcagaacagccttaactCATACGGACATTAACTCTACAAgatgtcaaaagtgttccacagggatgctggcccatattgattccaatgcttccctcagttgatgtcttttgggtggtggaccattattgatacgCACAGTAAAttgcaggtgtccttaatgttttgtacactcggtgtaggTCACTTTGGATAAACTGTAAAATGATAAAATGTATCTTTGGAATGGAAGATGACTTTCCTTTGCATTCATTTAAGTCAGGTCATCTTGGTAATGATCAACCTCAAGCCTACTGAAGTGAAGTTATGACCGATGTTCTAACATTGATGCATAATACGACATGCAAGCTAATCATTTAAGACAGCAGCCGGAAGTAGGCTATGCTTCATGATTTTGCGTTGAAAAACCTGGACTGAATGCAAACCTTCACTCCGTCCAGGGGAAGGAACATGAGTGTTTTTATTGGCTCCTTCCTGTGCTCTGCTGCATTTGATACATGTGCCTTTCCGTTCTCCAAGTCAGGCTGTTTAGGGATGTACTTCACAGATGCTAGGGTTTATGTCATTCATAAGTGTGACATCTGCAAAGCATGACCATTTCCTCCAGATGGACTGTGATTTCTATTCAGCCGACATGTTGGCCACATACCCTATGCTCAAGGTCAAAAAGGTAAA contains:
- the smad10a gene encoding mothers against decapentaplegic homolog 4 isoform X2 — encoded protein: MSVNAPSSNDACLSIVHSLMCHRQGGENEGFAKRAIESLVKKLKEKKDELDSLITAITTNGVHPSKCVTIQRTLDGRLQVAGRKGFPHVIYARLWRWPDLHKNELKHVKFCQYAFDLKYDNVCVNPYHYERVVSPGIVGLSLQNTALSPLGPPGRLIKEEYIHDCIQMDMPPGMSPSDHPHPGVLKLQPPDHYGQPLPPLQLPPEPQRAPPPITLYPNMPLSPTVSGSMLPLQGGHSEGLLQIASPLGQVMTTMTPTPPPSTPTHGLPHGPPQNPQPLPGQNGYNSSKHTQSQAAFHTTWTGTSTASYTPVGPQQQNGRGHQQPPLHHPTSFWSQHHGSASFPPPVSNHPGPEFWCSISYFEMDVQVGEMFKVPASCPVVTVDGYVDPSGGDRFCLGQLSNVHRTDASERARLHIGKGVQLECRGEGDVWMRCMSDHAVFVQSYYLDREAGRAPGDAVHKIYPGAYIKVFDLRQCHRQMQQQAATAQAAAAAQAAAVAGNIPGPGSVGGIAPAVSLSAAAGIGVDDLRRLCILRLSFVKGWGPDYPRQSIKDTPCWVEVHLHRALQLLDEVLHTMPLADPGPAN
- the smad10a gene encoding mothers against decapentaplegic homolog 4 isoform X3, whose protein sequence is MSVNAPSSNDACLSIVHSLMCHRQGGENEGFAKRAIESLVKKLKEKKDELDSLITAITTNGVHPSKCVTIQRTLDGRLQVAGRKGFPHVIYARLWRWPDLHKNELKHVKFCQYAFDLKYDNVCVNPYHYERVVSPGIVGLSLQNTALSPLGPPGRLIKEEYIHDCIQMDMPPGMSPSDHPHPGVLKLQPPDHYGQPLPPLQLPPEPQRAPPPITLYPNMPLSPTVSGSMLPLQGGHSEGLLQIASPLGQVMTTMTPTPPPSTPTHGLPHGPPQNPQPLPATWTGTSTASYTPVGPQQQNGRGHQQPPLHHPTSFCKLSSYRSQHHGSASFPPPVSNHPGPEFWCSISYFEMDVQVGEMFKVPASCPVVTVDGYVDPSGGDRFCLGQLSNVHRTDASERARLHIGKGVQLECRGEGDVWMRCMSDHAVFVQSYYLDREAGRAPGDAVHKIYPGAYIKVFDLRQCHRQMQQQAATAQAAAAAQAAAVAGNIPGPGSVGGIAPAVSLSAAAGIGVDDLRRLCILRLSFVKGWGPDYPRQSIKDTPCWVEVHLHRALQLLDEVLHTMPLADPGPAN
- the smad10a gene encoding mothers against decapentaplegic homolog 4 isoform X1 is translated as MSVNAPSSNDACLSIVHSLMCHRQGGENEGFAKRAIESLVKKLKEKKDELDSLITAITTNGVHPSKCVTIQRTLDGRLQVAGRKGFPHVIYARLWRWPDLHKNELKHVKFCQYAFDLKYDNVCVNPYHYERVVSPGIVGLSLQNTALSPLGPPGRLIKEEYIHDCIQMDMPPGMSPSDHPHPGVLKLQPPDHYGQPLPPLQLPPEPQRAPPPITLYPNMPLSPTVSGSMLPLQGGHSEGLLQIASPLGQVMTTMTPTPPPSTPTHGLPHGPPQNPQPLPGQNGYNSSKHTQSQAAFHTTWTGTSTASYTPVGPQQQNGRGHQQPPLHHPTSFCKLSSYRSQHHGSASFPPPVSNHPGPEFWCSISYFEMDVQVGEMFKVPASCPVVTVDGYVDPSGGDRFCLGQLSNVHRTDASERARLHIGKGVQLECRGEGDVWMRCMSDHAVFVQSYYLDREAGRAPGDAVHKIYPGAYIKVFDLRQCHRQMQQQAATAQAAAAAQAAAVAGNIPGPGSVGGIAPAVSLSAAAGIGVDDLRRLCILRLSFVKGWGPDYPRQSIKDTPCWVEVHLHRALQLLDEVLHTMPLADPGPAN